The Mycobacterium paragordonae genome includes a region encoding these proteins:
- a CDS encoding segregation/condensation protein A, producing the protein MSGPESPAASENGFQVRLTNFEGPFDLLLQLIFAHRLDVTEVALHQVTDDFIAYTKAIGAQLDLEETTAFLVVAATLLDLKAARLLPTGQVDDEEDLALLEVRDLLFARLLQYRAFKHVAEMFAELEATALRSYPRSVALEERFEGLLPEVMIGVDAQRFAEIAAIAFTPRPVPTVGLGHLHVEPVSVPEQARHILRMLEGRGSGQWASFSELVADCTVPVEIVGRFLALLELYRSRAVAFDQSEPLGVLQVSWTGERPASESLLEVRDQ; encoded by the coding sequence GTGAGCGGCCCCGAGAGTCCGGCGGCATCCGAGAACGGGTTTCAGGTCCGGCTGACCAACTTCGAGGGACCGTTCGACCTGCTCCTGCAGCTCATCTTCGCCCATCGGCTCGACGTCACCGAGGTGGCGTTGCACCAGGTAACCGATGACTTCATCGCCTATACGAAAGCCATCGGCGCGCAATTGGACCTGGAGGAGACCACGGCCTTCCTGGTGGTCGCGGCCACCTTGCTGGACCTCAAGGCCGCCCGCCTGCTGCCCACCGGCCAGGTCGACGACGAGGAGGACCTGGCACTGCTCGAGGTGCGCGACCTGCTGTTTGCGCGGCTGCTGCAATACCGGGCCTTCAAGCACGTCGCCGAGATGTTCGCCGAGCTCGAGGCCACCGCGCTGCGCAGCTATCCCCGCTCGGTCGCGTTGGAGGAGCGCTTCGAGGGCCTGCTGCCCGAGGTGATGATCGGGGTCGACGCCCAGCGGTTCGCCGAGATCGCCGCGATCGCCTTCACCCCGCGCCCGGTTCCCACGGTCGGCCTCGGGCACCTGCACGTCGAGCCGGTGTCGGTGCCCGAGCAGGCCCGGCACATCCTGCGGATGCTGGAAGGGCGGGGCAGCGGCCAGTGGGCCTCGTTCTCGGAGCTGGTGGCCGACTGCACCGTGCCGGTCGAGATCGTCGGGCGCTTCCTTGCGCTGCTCGAACTGTATCGGTCCCGGGCTGTAGCATTCGACCAGTCCGAGCCCCTTGGCGTGCTCCAGGTTTCATGGACCGGGGAACGGCCAGCGAGCGAATCGTTGCTAGAAGTGCGAGATCAGTAG
- the scpB gene encoding SMC-Scp complex subunit ScpB: MTQLPPEGELDAGIPDIAEPAEMEPDELGRVLESLLLVVDTPVTAEALASATEQPVYRVAAKLRLMADELTERDSGIDLRQTSEGWRLYTRARFAPYVEKLLLDGARSKLTRAALETLAVVAYRQPVTRARVSAVRGVNVDAVMRTLLARGLITEVGNDEDSGAVTFATTELFLERLGLTSLSELPDIAPLLPDVDTIDDLSETLDSEPRFIKLNGGRVSDQPLTFDVDHD; encoded by the coding sequence ATGACCCAACTGCCGCCCGAGGGCGAGCTGGATGCTGGCATCCCGGATATCGCCGAACCCGCCGAGATGGAGCCCGACGAGCTCGGCCGCGTGCTCGAATCGCTGCTGCTGGTGGTGGACACCCCGGTGACCGCGGAGGCGCTGGCGTCGGCCACCGAGCAGCCGGTCTACCGGGTCGCGGCCAAGCTGCGCCTGATGGCCGACGAACTGACCGAGCGCGACAGCGGCATCGACTTGCGCCAGACAAGCGAAGGTTGGCGGCTGTACACCCGGGCGCGATTCGCGCCCTACGTCGAGAAACTGTTGTTGGACGGTGCGCGAAGCAAGCTCACCCGGGCCGCGCTGGAAACGCTCGCGGTGGTGGCCTACCGCCAGCCGGTGACGCGGGCACGGGTGAGTGCGGTCCGAGGTGTCAACGTGGACGCCGTGATGCGAACCCTGTTGGCGCGCGGGCTGATCACGGAGGTCGGTAACGACGAGGACAGCGGCGCAGTCACTTTCGCCACCACCGAGCTTTTCCTGGAGCGGCTGGGATTGACGTCGCTCTCCGAATTGCCCGACATCGCGCCGCTGTTGCCCGATGTGGACACGATCGACGACCTCAGCGAAACCCTGGACAGCGAGCCACGTTTCATCAAACTCAACGGGGGCCGGGTCTCCGATCAGCCACTGACCTTCGACGTGGATCACGACTGA
- a CDS encoding pseudouridine synthase, protein MVESDEQRGTRLQKVLSQAGIASRRAAEKLIIEGRVEVDGQVVTELGTRVDPDVSVIRVDGARVVLDDSLVYLALNKPRGMHSTMSDDRGRPCIGDLIERKVRGNKKLFHVGRLDADTEGLILLTNDGELAHRLMHPSHEVPKTYLATVTGAVPRGLGKQLRAGIELDDGPVRLDDFAVVDSIPGKSLVRVTLHEGRNRIVRRLLAAVGFPVEALVRTDIGAVTLGKQRPGSVRALRHDEIGQLYKAVGL, encoded by the coding sequence ATGGTCGAATCCGACGAGCAGCGGGGGACCCGGCTGCAGAAGGTGTTGTCGCAGGCCGGGATTGCTTCGCGCCGGGCAGCGGAGAAGTTGATCATCGAGGGCCGCGTCGAGGTCGACGGTCAGGTGGTGACCGAGCTGGGCACCCGGGTCGACCCGGACGTGTCGGTGATCCGCGTCGACGGGGCCCGGGTGGTGCTGGACGATTCGTTGGTCTATTTGGCGCTGAACAAGCCGCGCGGCATGCATTCGACCATGTCCGACGATCGTGGCCGGCCGTGCATCGGGGACCTGATCGAGCGGAAAGTCCGCGGTAACAAGAAGTTATTCCACGTGGGCCGGCTGGACGCCGACACCGAGGGGCTGATCCTGCTGACCAACGACGGGGAATTGGCGCACCGGTTGATGCACCCTTCCCACGAGGTGCCCAAGACCTACCTCGCCACCGTGACCGGTGCGGTGCCGCGCGGCCTGGGTAAGCAGCTGCGGGCCGGGATCGAATTGGACGACGGCCCGGTACGGCTGGACGATTTCGCGGTGGTGGACTCGATTCCCGGCAAATCGTTGGTGCGGGTGACATTGCACGAGGGCCGCAACCGGATCGTCCGCCGGCTGCTCGCGGCGGTCGGCTTTCCCGTCGAAGCGTTGGTGCGCACCGACATTGGCGCGGTCACCCTGGGCAAGCAGCGCCCGGGCTCGGTGCGGGCCCTGCGGCACGACGAGATCGGGCAACTGTACAAGGCGGTGGGGTTGTGA
- the cmk gene encoding (d)CMP kinase, whose translation MVVAIDGPAGTGKSSVSRGLARGLAARFLDTGAMYRMVTLAVLRAGIDPADAASVSEAAATVELSVGYDPDASSFSLAGQDVSAEIRGDDVTRAVSAVSAVPSVRTRLVDIQRQMADGPGTIVVEGRDIGTVVFPDAPVKIFLTASAETRAHRRNAQNIRAGLADDYEAVLADVRRRDHLDSTRAVSPLRAAPDAIVVDTSDMTEAEVIAHLQELVTQRSGAVR comes from the coding sequence ATGGTTGTGGCGATCGACGGTCCCGCGGGCACCGGAAAGTCCTCGGTATCAAGGGGATTGGCGCGCGGACTGGCGGCTCGGTTTCTGGACACGGGGGCGATGTACCGGATGGTGACGCTGGCGGTGCTGCGCGCCGGAATCGACCCCGCCGACGCCGCGTCGGTGAGCGAGGCCGCTGCCACGGTTGAGCTGTCGGTGGGCTATGACCCCGACGCGAGCAGCTTTTCACTTGCCGGACAAGACGTTTCCGCCGAGATCCGCGGCGATGACGTCACCCGGGCGGTGTCCGCCGTGTCGGCGGTACCGTCGGTGCGTACCCGCCTGGTCGACATCCAGCGCCAGATGGCCGACGGCCCGGGCACAATCGTCGTCGAGGGGCGTGACATCGGGACGGTGGTCTTCCCCGACGCGCCGGTCAAGATCTTCCTCACCGCCTCCGCCGAGACGCGCGCGCATCGCCGCAACGCTCAGAACATCCGGGCGGGACTGGCCGATGACTACGAGGCCGTCCTGGCCGATGTGCGCCGCCGCGACCACCTCGACTCGACCCGTGCGGTGTCGCCGCTGCGTGCCGCACCGGATGCGATTGTCGTCGACACCAGCGACATGACCGAAGCCGAGGTGATCGCTCACCTGCAGGAGCTGGTCACACAGCGAAGTGGGGCGGTGCGATGA
- the der gene encoding ribosome biogenesis GTPase Der, with protein sequence MTEDGTWSDESDWELTDFDSDDLTEAGPAPVVAIVGRPNVGKSTLVNRIIGRREAVVQDVPGVTRDRVSYDALWTGRRFVVQDTGGWEPDAKGLQQLVAEQASVAMRTADAVILVVDATVGATAADEAAARILLRSGKPVFLAANKVDSERAESDAAELWSLGLGEPYAISAMHGRGVGELLDAVLAAVPEVSEVASSGGGPRRVALVGKPNVGKSSLLNKLAGDQRSVVHDVAGTTVDPVDSLIELGGKVWRFVDTAGLRRKVGQASGHEFYASVRTRGAIDVAEVVIILIDASQPLTEQDLRVLSMVIEAGRALVIAYNKWDLVDEDRRDLLDREIDRELVQVRWAQRVNISAKTGRAVQKLVPAMETALASWDTRIPTGPLNSWIKEVVAATPPPVRGGKQPRILFATQATARPPTFVLFTTGFLEAGYRRFLERRLRETFGFEGSPIRINVRMREKRSAQRR encoded by the coding sequence ATGACCGAGGACGGTACCTGGTCCGACGAAAGCGACTGGGAATTAACAGATTTCGACTCCGATGACCTGACGGAGGCCGGCCCGGCGCCGGTCGTGGCGATCGTCGGGCGGCCCAACGTCGGTAAGTCGACCCTGGTCAACCGGATCATCGGACGGCGCGAGGCGGTGGTACAGGACGTCCCGGGCGTCACCCGGGACCGGGTGTCCTACGACGCGTTGTGGACCGGCCGCCGGTTCGTCGTGCAGGACACCGGGGGCTGGGAACCCGACGCCAAGGGGCTGCAGCAGCTGGTGGCCGAGCAGGCCTCGGTGGCCATGCGCACCGCCGATGCGGTGATCCTGGTGGTCGACGCCACCGTCGGTGCCACCGCGGCCGATGAGGCCGCCGCCCGCATTTTGCTGCGCTCCGGCAAGCCGGTGTTCCTGGCCGCCAACAAGGTTGACAGTGAGCGGGCCGAATCCGACGCCGCCGAGCTCTGGTCGCTGGGTCTGGGCGAGCCGTATGCGATCAGTGCCATGCACGGGCGCGGCGTGGGCGAGCTCCTCGACGCGGTGCTGGCCGCGGTGCCCGAGGTTTCCGAAGTGGCCTCGAGCGGCGGGGGTCCGCGCCGGGTCGCCCTGGTCGGTAAGCCCAACGTCGGCAAGAGCTCACTGCTGAACAAGCTGGCCGGTGATCAGCGGTCGGTGGTTCACGACGTCGCCGGAACCACGGTCGATCCGGTGGACTCGCTGATCGAGCTGGGCGGCAAGGTGTGGCGGTTCGTCGACACCGCGGGTCTGCGGCGCAAGGTTGGACAGGCCAGCGGTCATGAGTTCTACGCCTCGGTGCGAACCCGGGGCGCCATCGACGTCGCGGAGGTGGTGATCATCCTGATCGACGCCTCGCAGCCACTCACCGAACAGGACCTGCGGGTGCTGTCGATGGTGATCGAGGCCGGGCGCGCGCTGGTGATCGCCTACAACAAGTGGGACCTCGTCGACGAGGACCGGCGCGACCTACTCGACCGCGAGATCGATCGCGAGTTGGTGCAGGTGCGCTGGGCGCAGCGGGTGAACATCTCCGCGAAAACCGGCCGAGCGGTGCAGAAGCTGGTGCCGGCGATGGAGACCGCGCTGGCGTCGTGGGACACCCGCATCCCCACCGGCCCGCTGAACAGCTGGATCAAGGAAGTGGTGGCCGCAACGCCGCCGCCGGTGCGCGGCGGCAAGCAGCCCCGCATTCTGTTCGCCACTCAAGCCACCGCCCGTCCGCCCACGTTCGTGCTGTTCACCACGGGATTTCTGGAAGCCGGCTACCGCAGGTTCCTGGAGCGGCGGCTGCGCGAGACGTTCGGGTTCGAAGGCAGCCCGATCCGGATCAACGTGCGCATGCGCGAGAAGCGCTCCGCTCAGCGCCGCTGA
- a CDS encoding SDR family NAD(P)-dependent oxidoreductase, giving the protein MTTQQEISRIQTRFSVRDKSILITGATGSLGRVAARALADAGARLTLAGGNAAGLDELVGDAGIDDAVLVPCRPETPADAQAMVDAAVARHGRLDGVLVASGMNQVQPITEMDVEDFDKVMGANVRGAWLVSQAAGRVMLEQGLGGSVVLVSSVRGALGHSAGYSAYCPSKAGTDLLAKSLAAEWGADGIRVNALAPTVFRSELTEWMYADDEKGRRTREAMFARIPLGRFAEPEDFVGALIYLLSDASSFYTGQVMYLDGGYTAC; this is encoded by the coding sequence ATGACGACGCAGCAGGAAATCAGCAGAATTCAGACGCGCTTCAGCGTGCGCGACAAATCGATTTTGATCACCGGCGCCACCGGTTCGCTCGGCCGAGTCGCAGCGCGCGCGCTTGCCGACGCGGGCGCCCGGTTGACCCTGGCCGGTGGCAACGCGGCCGGGTTGGACGAACTGGTCGGCGACGCCGGCATCGACGATGCCGTCCTGGTTCCGTGCCGTCCCGAAACTCCCGCCGACGCACAAGCCATGGTCGATGCCGCCGTCGCTCGTCACGGCCGGCTGGACGGAGTGCTGGTCGCCTCCGGCATGAACCAAGTCCAACCCATCACCGAAATGGACGTCGAGGACTTCGACAAGGTCATGGGTGCCAACGTGCGAGGCGCTTGGCTGGTCAGCCAGGCCGCCGGGCGGGTCATGCTCGAGCAGGGACTGGGCGGCAGCGTCGTGCTGGTGTCCTCCGTGCGCGGAGCGCTGGGACACAGCGCGGGCTACAGCGCCTACTGTCCCTCCAAAGCGGGAACCGATCTGCTGGCCAAGTCGCTGGCCGCCGAGTGGGGTGCCGACGGTATCCGGGTAAACGCCCTGGCCCCAACGGTTTTCCGGTCTGAACTGACCGAGTGGATGTATGCCGACGACGAAAAAGGACGCCGCACCCGCGAAGCCATGTTCGCCCGGATTCCGTTGGGCCGCTTCGCCGAACCGGAAGACTTCGTCGGCGCCCTGATCTATCTGCTCAGCGACGCGTCCAGCTTCTACACCGGCCAGGTGATGTATCTGGACGGGGGCTACACGGCATGCTGA
- a CDS encoding 3-hydroxyacyl-CoA dehydrogenase family protein: protein MLTSHHFSRATVVGAGLMGRRIAGVLASAGLDVVITDTNAEILDAAAAEAREVTGAASGSVSATADLAAAVANTDLVVEAIIENLVVKQELFERLAGLAPAGAVLATNTSVLPIGAVTERVEDGARVIGTHFWNPPDLIPVVEVIPSERTSPDTVERVLALLTEAGKMPVRVGRDVAGFIGNRLQHALWREAMALVAEGICDAQTVDLVVRNTIGLRLAALGPLENADYIGLDLTLAIHEAVIPNINSDPHPSPLLRELVEAGHLGPRTGRGFLDWPEGAREETAARLAGHISRQLNTERTS from the coding sequence ATGCTGACCTCTCATCACTTCTCCCGGGCGACCGTCGTCGGCGCCGGCCTGATGGGCCGCCGCATCGCCGGTGTGCTGGCATCGGCGGGACTCGACGTCGTCATCACCGACACCAACGCTGAGATCCTCGATGCCGCGGCCGCGGAGGCGCGCGAAGTAACCGGGGCGGCAAGCGGTTCGGTGTCAGCCACCGCCGATCTGGCTGCGGCGGTGGCCAATACGGACCTCGTTGTCGAGGCCATCATCGAAAACCTCGTTGTCAAGCAGGAACTCTTCGAGCGCCTGGCCGGGCTGGCGCCGGCTGGTGCAGTCCTGGCCACCAACACCTCCGTGCTCCCCATCGGCGCCGTCACCGAGCGGGTCGAGGACGGCGCCCGGGTCATCGGGACGCACTTCTGGAATCCGCCGGACCTCATCCCGGTGGTCGAGGTGATCCCCAGCGAGCGGACCAGCCCGGACACCGTGGAGCGGGTCCTGGCTTTACTGACCGAGGCCGGCAAGATGCCGGTGCGGGTCGGTCGCGACGTCGCCGGGTTCATCGGCAACCGCCTGCAGCACGCGCTGTGGCGCGAGGCCATGGCGCTGGTGGCCGAGGGCATCTGCGATGCCCAGACGGTGGACCTGGTGGTACGCAACACGATTGGCCTGCGGCTGGCCGCCCTCGGTCCCCTGGAGAACGCCGACTACATCGGCCTGGACTTGACGCTGGCCATCCACGAAGCGGTGATCCCGAACATCAACAGCGACCCGCATCCCAGCCCGCTGCTGCGCGAGCTGGTCGAGGCGGGCCACCTCGGGCCACGCACGGGCCGCGGATTCCTCGACTGGCCCGAAGGCGCCCGGGAAGAAACGGCCGCCCGGTTGGCCGGGCACATCAGTCGGCAACTCAACACAGAAAGGACGTCATAG
- a CDS encoding cyclase family protein has product MEFTWPLGKAESALEFYDLSHPWGHGVPAWPYFEDVKIERLHGMAKSRVLTQKITTVMHSGTHIDAPAHVVEGTPFLEEIPLSAFFGTGVVVSIPKDKWGVVTAEDLENATPEIRPGDIVIVNTGWHHKYADSAEYYAYSPGFYKEAGEWFAAKGVKAVGTDTQALDHPLATAIAPHGPAEAQGGLLPWAAKEYEQLTGRKVLDDFPDWEPCHRAILSKGIYGFENVGGDLDKVTGKRVTFAAFPWRWVGGDGCIVRLVAIVDPTGSYRIETGEAA; this is encoded by the coding sequence ATGGAATTCACCTGGCCCCTCGGTAAAGCCGAGTCAGCACTGGAGTTCTACGACCTCTCACACCCCTGGGGACACGGGGTGCCCGCGTGGCCGTACTTTGAAGACGTCAAGATCGAACGGCTGCACGGGATGGCGAAAAGCCGCGTGCTGACCCAGAAGATCACCACCGTCATGCATTCCGGGACGCACATCGACGCACCGGCGCACGTGGTGGAGGGCACGCCGTTCCTCGAAGAGATCCCGCTGAGCGCCTTCTTCGGCACCGGCGTCGTCGTCTCGATTCCCAAGGACAAATGGGGCGTCGTGACCGCCGAGGACTTGGAGAACGCCACACCGGAGATCCGGCCCGGCGACATCGTCATCGTCAACACCGGCTGGCACCACAAATACGCCGACAGTGCCGAGTACTACGCCTACTCACCGGGTTTCTACAAAGAAGCCGGCGAATGGTTCGCGGCCAAAGGCGTCAAGGCCGTCGGCACCGACACCCAGGCGCTGGACCATCCGCTGGCCACCGCGATCGCCCCGCACGGCCCGGCTGAGGCGCAGGGCGGTCTATTGCCCTGGGCCGCCAAGGAATACGAACAGCTGACCGGACGCAAGGTGCTCGACGACTTCCCCGACTGGGAGCCCTGCCACCGGGCAATCCTATCCAAAGGCATTTACGGCTTCGAGAATGTCGGCGGCGACCTGGACAAGGTCACCGGGAAGCGGGTCACCTTCGCCGCGTTCCCGTGGCGCTGGGTCGGCGGGGACGGCTGCATCGTGCGGCTGGTCGCCATCGTCGACCCGACCGGGAGCTACCGCATCGAGACGGGTGAGGCGGCCTGA
- a CDS encoding cupin domain-containing protein produces the protein MNLTRASDAPAYAAPAHHRVSTARLQGLEAGPTERFWVGVSLYQPGGSAEKAAAPAETVYVVLDGELVIRTDEGETMLGRLDSVHLATGETRSILNRSDQEALLLVTIAYPEGGES, from the coding sequence ATGAACCTGACTCGCGCCAGCGATGCCCCGGCGTATGCAGCCCCGGCGCACCATCGGGTGTCCACCGCACGCTTGCAGGGTCTGGAAGCCGGGCCCACCGAGCGGTTCTGGGTCGGGGTGTCCCTCTACCAGCCCGGCGGCTCGGCCGAAAAGGCAGCTGCCCCAGCGGAAACCGTCTATGTCGTCCTCGACGGCGAGTTGGTGATCCGCACCGACGAAGGCGAGACGATGCTGGGCCGGCTGGACAGCGTGCACCTGGCCACAGGGGAGACGAGGTCGATCCTCAACCGTTCGGATCAGGAAGCCCTGCTGCTGGTCACCATCGCCTACCCCGAAGGAGGCGAGTCATGA
- a CDS encoding 3-keto-5-aminohexanoate cleavage protein produces the protein MSVLLTVAPTGPIATKADNPALPTTPEEIATAVEQAYHAGASVAHIHLRDEYERPTADLDIARRTMDLIGERCPILIQLSTGVGLSVPFEERAKLVELRPRMATLNPCSMSFGAGEFRNPPGAVRRLAGRMTELDIKPELEIYDTGHLEACLRLWAEGLLAEPLQFSIVLGVQGGMAATADNLLTMVRRLPAGAIWQVIAIGKANLELTAMGLALGGNARVGLEDTLYLRKGELAPSNLALVSRTVRLAHALDLPLASVDEAEAVLHLPARIGVHQ, from the coding sequence ATGAGCGTCCTGTTGACGGTCGCGCCGACCGGGCCCATCGCGACCAAGGCCGACAACCCGGCCCTGCCCACCACTCCCGAGGAAATCGCGACCGCCGTCGAGCAGGCCTACCATGCCGGCGCCTCGGTCGCCCACATCCACCTGCGCGACGAATACGAAAGGCCCACAGCCGATCTGGATATCGCGCGACGCACGATGGATCTGATCGGCGAACGCTGCCCGATCCTGATCCAGCTGTCCACCGGCGTCGGCCTCAGCGTGCCGTTCGAAGAACGGGCGAAGCTGGTGGAGCTGCGGCCGCGGATGGCCACGCTCAACCCGTGCTCAATGAGCTTCGGCGCCGGGGAGTTTCGCAACCCACCGGGTGCGGTGCGTCGGCTGGCCGGACGCATGACCGAGCTGGACATCAAGCCGGAGCTGGAGATCTACGACACCGGCCATCTGGAAGCCTGCCTGCGGCTGTGGGCCGAAGGGCTGCTGGCTGAACCGCTGCAGTTCAGCATCGTGCTCGGGGTGCAGGGCGGCATGGCGGCGACCGCCGATAACCTGCTCACCATGGTGCGCCGGCTACCCGCCGGGGCGATCTGGCAAGTAATCGCGATCGGCAAGGCCAACCTGGAACTCACCGCGATGGGCCTTGCGCTGGGCGGCAACGCGCGCGTGGGACTTGAGGACACTCTCTACCTGCGCAAGGGTGAGCTGGCGCCGAGCAATCTGGCGCTGGTGTCCCGCACTGTGCGGCTGGCCCACGCCTTGGACCTCCCGCTCGCCTCGGTCGACGAAGCCGAGGCCGTGCTGCACCTGCCGGCCAGGATAGGAGTTCACCAGTAA
- a CDS encoding IclR family transcriptional regulator: MPETSDSRSGGIQVIARAAEILRLLQSHPGGLNQAEICERVGMARSTVSRILNALEDEGLVASRRGARGPYRLGPEIARMANTVRLGVVTDMHPFLTDLSRRLNETVDLSILDGDRADFIDQVVAPHRLQAVSAVGESFPLYCSANGKALLAALPADQLAQAMPKRLVQLTPNTIADQAALRDELDRIRADGVAYDREEQTEGICAVGAVLHGVSDVLVAVSVPVPAQRFYGREAELAQVLRAWVAKVDTRSRTRY, from the coding sequence ATGCCGGAAACCTCCGACTCCCGCAGCGGCGGCATCCAGGTCATCGCCCGGGCCGCCGAGATACTGCGGCTGCTGCAGTCGCATCCGGGCGGCCTGAATCAGGCCGAGATCTGCGAGCGGGTCGGGATGGCGCGGTCGACGGTGAGCCGGATATTGAACGCACTGGAAGACGAAGGCCTGGTCGCGTCGCGCCGGGGAGCCCGCGGGCCCTACCGGTTGGGTCCGGAGATCGCGCGGATGGCCAACACGGTGCGCCTCGGGGTCGTCACCGACATGCACCCGTTCCTGACCGACCTGTCCCGCAGACTGAACGAGACGGTGGACCTGTCGATCCTCGACGGCGACCGCGCAGACTTCATCGACCAGGTCGTCGCGCCGCACCGCCTGCAGGCGGTGAGCGCGGTAGGGGAGTCCTTCCCGCTGTACTGCAGCGCCAACGGCAAGGCGCTGCTGGCGGCGCTACCCGCCGACCAGCTGGCCCAGGCCATGCCCAAACGGCTGGTTCAGCTGACCCCGAACACCATCGCGGATCAGGCGGCGCTGCGCGACGAGCTGGACCGGATCCGGGCCGACGGCGTCGCCTATGACCGCGAAGAGCAGACCGAAGGCATCTGCGCGGTGGGAGCGGTGCTGCACGGCGTCAGCGATGTGTTGGTGGCGGTCAGTGTGCCGGTTCCGGCGCAGCGTTTCTACGGCCGCGAGGCCGAACTCGCCCAGGTACTGCGGGCGTGGGTCGCCAAGGTCGACACCCGCTCCCGCACCCGATATTGA
- a CDS encoding lipocalin-like domain-containing protein, whose product MSKSLQDSLVGAWRLVSYVERDSPDGPPRYPHGEDAQGLIMYTPDGYMSAQIQSSGRPDYDRPVASGGTPEQAAAAALGYLAYSGRYFVDEETGDIRHQATLSLVPNYLGQFHLRHSDLDGDRLTLTSELALPDGRTVYSSLLWRRAVAGDAQVA is encoded by the coding sequence ATGTCAAAGTCATTGCAAGACAGTCTGGTTGGAGCCTGGCGGCTGGTTTCCTACGTGGAGCGGGACAGCCCCGACGGTCCGCCCAGATACCCGCACGGTGAGGACGCCCAGGGCCTGATCATGTACACGCCGGACGGGTACATGTCGGCGCAGATCCAGTCCTCGGGCCGGCCGGACTATGACCGTCCGGTGGCCAGTGGCGGCACGCCGGAGCAGGCGGCCGCCGCGGCCCTGGGATACCTGGCCTACAGCGGCCGGTACTTCGTCGACGAAGAGACCGGCGATATCCGCCACCAGGCGACGCTGTCCCTGGTGCCGAATTACCTGGGCCAGTTCCATCTGCGGCACAGTGACCTGGACGGCGACCGCCTGACGCTGACCTCGGAGTTGGCGTTGCCCGACGGGCGCACGGTGTACTCGTCGCTGCTGTGGCGGCGGGCTGTGGCCGGCGACGCTCAGGTGGCCTAG
- a CDS encoding tyrosine-type recombinase/integrase yields MAKRRANSEGNIYQRADGRWEGRLSYIDPATGSRKRVSAYGATQKAVLAELGKIRDRLEEGKPPKDATTTIEAWLKHWRETTLAASDRKPATRELYSNLSRKHLEPAPFGMMSLDRLRPAHIEKLILDMRAKTRTRGRGEDAEQIRAFSDSTIRSAYAVLRQALDGAVRDGLLGRNPAALVKRPGVERVEARHLDTATVADLLAAAEGLRYAPVLKLIASTGIRRGEALGLTWDRVDLDAGFFRVAATMSRVGGKLESSDPKTERSRRTIPLSPAMVAMLRTHRKKQIEERVRAANVWNDRNLVFATEAGHFVEPRNILRTIEIASAKAGLEGVGVHTLRHSAAVAWLENGIHIRQVADLLGHSSIAITGDVYGHGSDEGAKAAVLALEERLGL; encoded by the coding sequence ATGGCGAAGCGCCGAGCAAACTCCGAGGGCAACATCTACCAACGCGCCGATGGCCGGTGGGAAGGCCGCCTGAGTTACATCGACCCGGCCACGGGAAGCCGCAAGCGTGTAAGCGCCTACGGGGCGACGCAGAAGGCCGTTCTCGCTGAACTCGGCAAGATCCGCGACCGCCTGGAAGAAGGCAAGCCTCCGAAGGACGCCACCACCACAATTGAGGCCTGGCTCAAGCACTGGCGCGAGACCACGCTCGCAGCCAGCGACCGCAAGCCAGCGACTCGGGAGTTGTACTCCAACCTCAGCCGCAAACACTTGGAGCCCGCTCCCTTCGGGATGATGTCGTTGGATAGGCTGCGGCCCGCGCACATCGAAAAGCTCATCCTCGACATGCGAGCCAAGACCAGGACTCGGGGTAGGGGAGAGGACGCCGAACAGATCCGCGCATTCTCCGATAGCACCATCCGCAGCGCCTACGCTGTACTTCGGCAGGCTCTTGACGGTGCGGTTCGCGACGGCCTCTTGGGCCGCAATCCTGCGGCCCTGGTGAAGCGTCCTGGCGTTGAACGTGTCGAGGCCCGGCATCTCGATACCGCGACCGTAGCGGACCTTCTGGCGGCAGCTGAGGGCCTGCGCTATGCGCCCGTTCTGAAGCTGATCGCATCTACTGGCATTCGTCGCGGCGAGGCTCTGGGCCTTACCTGGGATCGAGTTGACCTCGACGCAGGATTTTTCAGAGTGGCCGCGACAATGAGCCGGGTCGGGGGCAAGCTCGAAAGCTCAGACCCTAAGACCGAGCGCTCTCGTCGGACGATCCCGCTGTCTCCGGCCATGGTGGCCATGCTCAGGACTCATCGCAAGAAACAGATCGAAGAGCGAGTGCGCGCCGCCAACGTCTGGAACGACCGCAATCTCGTATTCGCCACCGAAGCCGGTCATTTTGTCGAGCCTCGCAATATCTTGCGGACCATCGAGATCGCCTCGGCCAAGGCCGGGTTAGAGGGAGTCGGAGTGCACACCCTGCGGCATTCCGCTGCTGTCGCGTGGCTGGAAAACGGCATCCACATTCGACAGGTGGCCGATCTGCTCGGACACAGCAGTATTGCGATTACCGGCGACGTCTACGGACACGGCTCCGACGAAGGTGCCAAGGCGGCTGTTCTGGCACTTGAGGAGCGTCTAGGCCTCTGA